A single region of the Pyricularia oryzae 70-15 chromosome 4, whole genome shotgun sequence genome encodes:
- a CDS encoding cellulose-binding protein, with translation MHFTYGLTAVACLVGTALGQAKVKFMPLGDSITEITCWRATVWDNLVSAGLSSRTDFVGSSTTNPQNCQPRNGNWNRRHEGHSGYQAVDIVRNNLPGWLNQNVPDVVNFMLGTNDVNLGNRQTSEILNAYTGIVQQLRAKNPRVKIMVDTVLPLPFKQAPITALNNAIPGWAAQLNTAQSPIVVVDVAAGYPTSALRDQVHPNAAGDAIIAGKITPVLTRLIRDVIAEKGL, from the exons ATGCACTTCACCTATGGTCTCACGGCGGTGGCCTGCCTTGTAGGCACGGCGCTGGGTCAAGCCAAGGTCAAGTTCA TGCCACTCGGCGACAGTATCACCGAAATCACCTGCTGGAGGGCGACTGTATGGGACAACCTCGTCAGCGCGGGGCTGTCCTCCCGGACCGACTTTGTAGGCTCGTCGACGACCAACCCGCAAAACTGCCAACCGCGAAACGGCAACTGGAACAGGCGGCACGAGGGCCACTCTGGCTACCAGGCGGTCGACATTGTGCGCAACAACCTCCCCGGCTGGCTGAACCAAAACGTCCCCGACGTGGTCAACTTCATGCTGGGCACCAACGACGTCAACCTCGGCAACCGGCAGACGTCCGAGATCCTCAACGCCTACACGGGCATCGTGCAGCAGCTCAGGGCAAAGAACCCGCGCGTCAAGATCATGGTCGACACGGTCCTGCCCCTGCCGTTCAAGCAGGCGCCCATCACGGCGCTCAACAATGCCATCCCGGGCTGGGCTGCGCAGTTGAACACGGCCCAGTCGCCCATCGTGGTTGTTGATGTCGCCGCCGGATACCCGACCTCGGCGCTGAGGGACCAGGTCCACCCCAACGCTGCTGGTGATGCCATCATTGCTGGCAAGATCACCCCCGTGTTGACGCGCTTGATCAGGGACGTCATTGCCGAGAAGGGGCTGTGA
- a CDS encoding plastidic glucose transporter 4: MPPPRVDDEAPMPPEDNGIDSSGPRRSSSGSTAATYNNAEKSGAISGQGGVVSNQIAGQQKATVGALLKNPLAGMTDAQIIADADRFVEEKGLTEHREAFRKGAMLARVQNNDTAFEQLDIITEQEKETLRKEVKNRWHQPFMLYFLCSLCAGSAIVQGMDQTAVNGAQEFYYETFNITDDLMRGLLNGAPYLCSALIGCWTNPILNKWTGRRGTIFISCFVSTVTGFWMAAADTWYNLLIARFALGFAVGAKSSTTPVYSAECTPKAIRGALTMQWQMWTAFGIMLGFVASVAFANTDFLGENTQWRWMLASTSIPPFLVMIQVYFCPESPRWYMERGEFTKAYSSVRRLRYLECQAARDMYYAFKLLEIEQAQREGRNLLKEFFTVRRNRRAAQSSWFVMFMQQFCGVNVIAYYSTAIFQNAGFSRNAALLTSLGGGAINFLFAIPAIYTIDTFGRRNLLLVTFPLMAIMLFFTGFSFFIPEDNPARLGCIATGIYLFMMVYSPGEGPVPFTYSAEAFPLHIRDIGMSSATAITWGFNFIISFSWPALETAFGPTGAFCWYAAWNIFGWIFAYFLLPETKNLTLEELDMVFGVSNRDHAKYYTDKLPWYLKKHILRKDVDSFPPLYQLAEDEDLADPPIAAKVDDRVDAKQTQPVMSPRLGVEHAEEPSIPGDDKTVR, encoded by the exons ATGCCGCCTCCAAGAGTGGACGATGAGGCTCCCATGCCCCCAGAAGACAACGGAATCGACTCTTCAGGCCCAAGAAGGTCCAGTAGTGGCAGCACAGCTGCTACTTACAACAATGCCGAGAAGAGCGGAGCCATTTCTGGACAGGGCGGTGTCGTCTCCAACCAGATAGCCGGTCAGCAGAAGGCCACCGTTGGGGCCTTGCTCAAGAACCCCTTGGCCGGAATGACAGACGCTCAGATCATTGCAGACGCAGACCGTTTCGTCGAGGAAAAGGGTCTAACTGAGCACCGCGAGGCCTTCAGGAAGGGTGCCATGCTCGCCAGGGTTCAAAACAACGACACGGCATTTGAGCAGCTAGATATCATCACCGAGCAGGAGAAGGAAACCCTTCGCAAGGAGGTCAAGAACAGATGGCACCAGCCGTTTATGCTCTACTTCCTTTGTTCCTTGTGTGCGGGAAGTGCCATCGTACAAGGAATGGATCAAACCGCTGTCAACGGAGCACAG GAGTTCTACTATGAGACATTCAACATCACCGACGACCTTATGCGAGGTCTACTGAACGGAGCCCCCTACCTTTGCTCGGCCTTAATTGGTTGCTGGACGAACCCCATCCTGAACAAGTGGACTGGACGAAGGGGAACAATTTTCATCTCTTGTTTTGTGTCTACGGTGACTGGGTTctggatggcagcagccgaCACCTGGTACAACCTGCTCATCGCTCGATTTGCTCTTGGTTTTGCTGTTGGTGCCAAGTCCAGCACCACTCCCGTCTACTCTGCCGAATGCACACCAAAGGCCATTAGGGGTGCACTTACTATGCAGTGGCAG ATGTGGACTGCGTTTGGCATCATGTTGGGGTTTGTAGCCTCGGTAGCCTTCGCCAACACCGACTTCCTTGGCGAGAACACCCAGTGGCGTTGGATGCTGGCTTCAACCTCAATCCCCCCTTTCCTCGTCATGATCCAGGTTTACTTTTGCCCGGAGAGTCCCAGATG GTACATGGAGCGAGGAGAGTTCACAAAGGCGTATTCGTCGGTGCGACGACTGCGGTACCTCGAATGCCAGGCCGCGCGAGACATGTACTACGCCTTCAAGCTCCTGGAAATTGAACAAGCGCAGCGCGAGGGCCGGAACCTTCTCAAGGAGTTCTTCACCGTCCGCCGTAACCGCCGAGCCGCTCAGTCGTCGTGGTTTGTCATGTTTATGCAACAATTCTGCGGAG TTAACGTCATTGCTTACTACTCTACGGCAATTTTCCAAAACGCTGGCTTTTCACGCAACGCGGCGCTTCTTACTTCCTTGGGTGGCGGAGCAATCAACTTCCTGTTCGCGATACCAGCCATATACACCATTGATACCTTTGGCCGGCGCAACCTACTTCTTGTTACCTTCCCGCTCATGGCTATTATGCTGTTCTTTACCGGTTTCTCATTCTTCATCCCGGAAGATAACCCAGCGCGTCTCGGATGCATTGCCACCGGTATCTAC CTTTTCATGATGGTTTATTCACCTGGAGAGGGCCCTGTTCCTTTCACCTACTCTGCCGAGGCTTTCCCGCTGCACATCCGCGACATCGGTATGAGTAGCGCTACTGCCATCACATGGGGTTTCAACTTCATCATCTCCTTCTCCTGGCCTGCACTGGAGACGGCCTTTGGTCCCACTGGTGCTTTCTGCTGGTACGCGGCGTGGAACATCTTTGGCTGGATCTTTGCGTACTTCTTGCTGCCCGAAACCAAGAACCTCACCCTCGAGGAGCTCGACATGGTCTTCGGAGTGAGCAACCGCGACCACGCCAAGTACTACACAGACAAGTTGCCGTGGTACTTGAAGAAGCACATCCTACGCAAGGACGTCGACAGCTTTCCGCCGTTGTACCAGTTGGCCGAAGATGAGGACCTCGCCGATCCTCCCATAGCCGCCAAGGTCGACGACAGGGTCGATGCCAAGCAGACGCAGCCTGTGATGAGTCCCAGACTTGGGGTCGAACACGCTGAGGAGCCTTCCATCCCTGGGGATGACAAGACCGTCAGGTAA